In a single window of the Elaeis guineensis isolate ETL-2024a chromosome 6, EG11, whole genome shotgun sequence genome:
- the LOC105047714 gene encoding homeobox-leucine zipper protein HAT5, translated as MAGLMAYGGPNLAVLLRNEGFPSDATEALLASDSSHGGFLGLKSMMNIENAHGITNEGSFYRSLDLDETGGVNLEEFCHQPDKKRRLTADQVELLEENFALDNKLELERKIQLAKDLGLQPRQVAIWFQNRRARLKTKQMEKDYEVLKSSYDVLKADYENLLEEKEKLKAEVLFLTDKLCKWEKGDLETHKIKNSPPLLLQKLDMDSVFEENKPDVHVLLCKLEDLNSANSPVSDSDSLGYTDGVLSPILEPADSSSVFKPDRALLLHVNEDEEIKGCSSMKLEDNSFNYVFPVEDQAFWLWPWPC; from the exons ATGGCGGGACTGATGGCGTATGGGGGTCCAAATTTGGCGGTTTTGCTCCGGAACGAAGGGTTTCCCTCGGACGCTACCGAAGCCCTGCTCGCTTCGGACTCTTCTCATGGCGGATTCCTTG GCTTGAAATCCATGATGAATATTGAAAATGCTCATGGGATCACAAATGAAGGATCATTTTACCGGTCCCTTGACTTGGATGAAACTGGTGGAGTAAACCTGGAGGAGTTTTGTCACCAGCCAGATAAGAAGAGGCGGCTAACGGCCGATCAGGTTGAGCTCCTCGAGGAGAATTTTGCTCTTGACAACAAGCTCGAACTAGAGAGAAAGATTCAGCTTGCGAAGGATCTTGGCCTTCAGCCTAGACAGGTAGCCATATGGTTTCAGAACCGCCGAGCCCGGTTGAAGACAAAGCAGATGGAGAAGGATTATGAAGTGCTTAAGTCCAGCTATGATGTTCTCAAGGCTGATTATGAGAACCTACTCGAGGAGAAGGAGAAGCTGAAAGCAGAG GTTCTCTTTCTCACAGACAAACTTTGTAAATGGGAGAAGGGTGACTTAGAaacacataaaataaaaaattctcctCCTCTCCTGCTGCAAAAACTAGACATGGATTCAGTTTTTGAAGAGAACAAACCCGATGTGCATGTTCTGCTGTGTAAACTAGAGGATCTCAACTCTGCCAACAGTCCGGTATCAGACTCGGATAGCCTTGGCTACACTGATGGAGTACTCTCTCCAATTTTGGAGCCGGCAGACTCTTCAAGTGTGTTCAAACCTGATAGGGCTCTTCTCTTACATGTCAATGAGGATGAGGAAATTAAAGGATGCAGCTCCATGAAGCTTGAAGACAACTCATTTAACTATGTTTTCCCAGTGGAGGACCAGGCTTTCTGGCTCTGGCCCTGGCCCTGCTGA